The Microbacterium horticulturae genome has a window encoding:
- a CDS encoding methyltransferase family protein: MSVDDEKVVPPPIVLIGAAGVQTLLTRKRESTAGSRVAAATVAAGSGALAVWAVAALRRHGTTLTPEHPERTTRLVTDGPFAYSRNPVYLALTGLLVAHAVLKRSFAALVPAAGFLAVVDRTQVPREERALRSRFGRRFVKYRRSVPRWLGEPEA, translated from the coding sequence ATGAGTGTCGACGACGAGAAGGTTGTACCACCCCCGATCGTTCTGATCGGCGCGGCCGGAGTGCAGACGCTGCTCACGCGGAAGCGGGAGTCGACCGCCGGCTCGCGCGTGGCGGCAGCGACGGTCGCCGCCGGCAGCGGTGCGCTTGCGGTCTGGGCGGTCGCGGCCCTGCGGCGACACGGCACCACGCTCACGCCGGAGCATCCCGAGCGCACGACCCGCCTGGTCACGGACGGCCCCTTCGCGTACTCGCGCAATCCGGTGTATCTGGCGCTGACGGGCCTGCTCGTCGCGCATGCGGTGCTCAAGCGCTCGTTCGCGGCTCTGGTTCCGGCCGCCGGGTTTCTCGCGGTCGTCGACCGTACCCAGGTGCCGCGCGAGGAACGGGCGCTGCGCTCACGCTTCGGCCGGCGTTTCGTGAAGTACCGGCGGTCCGTGCCGCGATGGCTCGGTGAGCCCGAGGCCTGA
- a CDS encoding MDR family MFS transporter has translation MTHEQSRVVWLLLGAAFVAILNETTMGIAIPHLNADLGLPPELGQWMTSAFMLTMAVVIPTTGFLLQRFTTRRIFLAAMIAFSLGTLVCLLAPGFVVLLAGRVIQAAGTGVMLPLLMTTIMDVVPAASRGRMMGRVGMVISLAPAIGPVAAGAVLDHLSWRWLFGIVLPIALVALAVGMKWMTNLNETRRLPLDVLSIPLAALGFGGIVFGLSQFGGEGSGAATTGVVALVVSIAALGLFVWRQLVLARVDDALLDLRVFRSANFTVSVIVMSVLALSMFGTLTLLPQYLQNVVGLDAFESGLTLLPGSILMGVMAPLIGRIYDARGPKTLLVPGTIMVAGSLFFYATVGENTPWWALIVAQTVMSVGLAASFTPLFSASLGSLDRHLYSHGSAVLNTLQQVAGAAGVAVLTVTYASLLHSGQSVGLDTASAGASGARLAFLIAACISLAAVALSFFIRKPDESGADTHVAH, from the coding sequence ATGACCCACGAGCAATCGCGGGTGGTCTGGCTGCTGCTGGGGGCCGCCTTCGTCGCCATCCTCAACGAGACGACCATGGGCATCGCCATCCCGCACCTGAACGCCGACCTGGGCCTGCCCCCCGAACTCGGTCAGTGGATGACGAGTGCGTTCATGTTGACGATGGCGGTGGTGATTCCCACCACAGGCTTCCTGCTGCAGCGGTTCACGACACGTCGGATCTTCCTGGCGGCGATGATCGCCTTTTCGCTGGGCACACTCGTATGCCTTCTCGCGCCGGGCTTTGTGGTGCTGCTGGCCGGGCGGGTGATCCAGGCGGCGGGTACCGGTGTCATGCTGCCGCTGCTGATGACGACGATCATGGATGTCGTGCCTGCAGCGTCGCGGGGCCGCATGATGGGCCGTGTCGGCATGGTCATCTCGCTCGCGCCGGCGATCGGCCCGGTGGCAGCCGGTGCGGTGCTCGACCACCTCAGTTGGCGCTGGCTGTTCGGCATCGTGTTGCCGATCGCGCTCGTGGCACTGGCCGTCGGCATGAAGTGGATGACGAACCTCAACGAGACCCGCCGGCTTCCGCTCGATGTGTTGTCGATCCCCCTTGCGGCGCTCGGCTTCGGCGGCATCGTGTTCGGCCTGAGCCAGTTCGGTGGCGAAGGAAGCGGAGCGGCGACCACCGGTGTGGTCGCGCTCGTGGTCAGCATCGCGGCTCTCGGCCTTTTCGTATGGCGCCAACTCGTGCTGGCGCGGGTCGACGACGCACTGCTCGATCTGCGGGTCTTCCGCTCAGCGAACTTCACCGTCTCGGTGATTGTGATGTCGGTGCTCGCGCTTTCGATGTTCGGGACCTTGACGCTGCTGCCGCAGTACCTGCAGAACGTCGTCGGCCTCGACGCGTTCGAGTCCGGGCTGACGCTGCTGCCCGGGTCCATTCTGATGGGCGTCATGGCACCGCTGATCGGCCGCATCTATGATGCCCGCGGACCCAAGACGCTGCTGGTGCCGGGCACGATCATGGTGGCGGGGTCGTTGTTCTTCTATGCCACGGTCGGCGAGAACACGCCGTGGTGGGCCCTCATCGTCGCGCAGACAGTGATGTCGGTGGGGCTGGCGGCATCCTTCACGCCACTGTTCTCTGCGTCGCTCGGCTCGCTCGACCGCCATCTGTACTCGCACGGCTCGGCCGTGCTGAACACTCTGCAGCAGGTGGCCGGGGCCGCCGGCGTGGCCGTGCTCACCGTCACCTATGCGTCGCTGTTGCATTCCGGACAGTCGGTCGGACTCGACACGGCGAGCGCCGGGGCGTCAGGTGCGCGGTTGGCATTCCTCATCGCGGCATGCATCTCGCTGGCGGCCGTGGCGCTCAGCTTCTTCATCCGCAAGCCCGACGAGAGCGGGGCCGACACGCACGTCGCCCATTGA
- a CDS encoding NUDIX hydrolase gives MAVYGCIWRGRYAESMGRLTFAGSEQRLVRKVVAYVVDQERLLVFTHDDVPLEIAGVQVPAGSIEADETPELAVMREVFEETGLRTQIVRDLGVERYDMWPSKPERHERHFFHLALVDDVVPERWSAGEESPSDGGNPQRWTCWWLPVQNGHVLCAGFGARLGEIRLPRAVA, from the coding sequence ATGGCTGTATATGGCTGTATATGGCGTGGCCGATACGCTGAGTCGATGGGCCGACTGACGTTCGCGGGATCCGAGCAGCGACTCGTGCGCAAGGTCGTGGCTTATGTCGTTGATCAAGAACGTCTTCTCGTCTTCACTCACGACGACGTGCCTCTGGAGATCGCCGGCGTGCAGGTTCCGGCGGGGAGCATCGAGGCGGACGAAACACCGGAGCTGGCGGTCATGCGAGAGGTGTTCGAGGAGACGGGCCTGCGAACGCAGATCGTCCGTGACCTCGGCGTCGAGCGGTATGACATGTGGCCTTCGAAGCCTGAGCGTCACGAGCGACACTTCTTTCATCTCGCGCTCGTCGACGACGTCGTGCCCGAGAGATGGAGCGCCGGCGAAGAGTCGCCGTCGGACGGCGGGAATCCTCAGCGATGGACGTGCTGGTGGTTGCCGGTGCAGAACGGACACGTGCTGTGTGCGGGGTTCGGTGCGCGACTCGGGGAGATCCGTCTCCCGCGCGCGGTTGCGTGA
- a CDS encoding ABC transporter ATP-binding protein — MGGRGGGGFRGGDIEAQRKRNAEAPHIAHLGRRIVAMFRPYIIRIVITGLLVIVGAAIAVVPPLIVQRVFDDALFPTAGGGPDLGLLVRLVIFMVALFLLSAALGIAQAWLTSTVGNSVTGDLRVRLFEHLQAMELGFFTRTKTGVIQSRLQNDVGAVSGVLTNTVTSIIGNIVTVIASLVAMILIDWRLTIIAVILMPILALVQRRVGQVRARIAAQTQESLSELTAITQETLSVSGILLSKSFNRQRTESARYRDENGNQIRLQVRRAMSGQGFFAVVSVLISSVPAVIYLVAGWLIAGGAGAITAGTIVAFTTVQARLLQPLMGLMRVALDLQTSGAVFARIFEYLDLQPAIADAPDAVPVPVGAAGTVRFDGVVFRYPDASAGTRPTLDGVSFTAEPGQHVAFVGPSGAGKTTILYLTPRLYEASGGTVLFAGEDVRRLTMESIIDNVGIVSQETYLFHATIRENLRYAKPDASDDEIYEACRAANIHHIIAGFEEGYDTVVGERGYRLSGGEKQRIAIARVLLKDPPVLLLDEATSALDTVSERIVQEALEAAARGRTTLSIAHRLSTVIGADMIHVVDAGRIVESGTHSELLAQNGLYAELAAQQLAASRVLETEDQDAAAEPVGHPQRRADRAPDDEPEIAGEEEGPRHGRGRGRHERAPETIPISVAAELVAEADASRWPPALGDTQPRP; from the coding sequence ATGGGCGGCCGGGGCGGCGGCGGATTCCGCGGAGGCGACATCGAGGCGCAGCGAAAGCGCAACGCCGAAGCACCGCACATCGCGCACCTCGGGCGCCGCATCGTGGCGATGTTCCGCCCGTACATTATTCGCATCGTGATCACGGGGCTGCTCGTGATCGTGGGAGCCGCGATCGCCGTGGTGCCGCCCCTGATCGTCCAGCGCGTCTTCGACGACGCACTGTTCCCGACCGCCGGCGGCGGCCCCGACCTGGGGCTGCTGGTGCGGCTCGTGATCTTCATGGTCGCGCTGTTCCTGCTCTCCGCCGCGCTCGGGATCGCGCAGGCCTGGCTGACCTCGACGGTGGGCAACAGTGTGACCGGCGACCTGCGCGTGCGGCTGTTCGAGCACCTGCAGGCGATGGAGCTGGGTTTTTTCACACGGACCAAGACCGGCGTCATCCAGTCGCGCCTGCAGAACGACGTCGGCGCGGTGTCGGGGGTGCTCACCAACACCGTGACGAGCATCATCGGCAACATCGTCACCGTCATCGCATCGCTGGTCGCGATGATCCTCATCGACTGGCGTCTGACGATCATCGCCGTCATCCTGATGCCGATTCTCGCCCTCGTGCAGCGCCGGGTCGGCCAGGTGCGGGCGCGCATCGCCGCGCAGACGCAGGAGTCGCTGTCGGAGCTGACCGCCATCACGCAGGAGACCCTGAGCGTCTCGGGCATCCTGCTGTCGAAGTCGTTCAACCGGCAGCGCACCGAGTCGGCCCGCTACCGCGACGAGAATGGCAATCAGATCCGCCTGCAGGTGCGCCGGGCCATGAGCGGTCAGGGATTCTTCGCCGTGGTCTCGGTGCTCATCTCGAGCGTCCCCGCCGTCATCTACCTCGTGGCGGGGTGGCTCATCGCTGGGGGAGCGGGAGCGATCACCGCCGGAACCATCGTCGCCTTCACAACGGTGCAGGCGCGGCTCCTGCAGCCGCTCATGGGGCTCATGCGGGTCGCGCTCGACCTGCAGACCTCGGGTGCGGTGTTCGCCCGGATCTTCGAGTACCTCGACCTGCAGCCGGCGATCGCCGATGCGCCCGACGCGGTGCCGGTGCCCGTGGGGGCCGCCGGCACCGTCCGCTTCGACGGCGTCGTGTTCCGGTACCCGGACGCGTCGGCCGGCACCCGGCCGACCCTCGATGGCGTCTCGTTCACCGCCGAGCCCGGGCAGCACGTCGCGTTCGTGGGCCCCTCGGGGGCCGGCAAGACGACGATCCTGTACCTCACGCCGCGTCTGTACGAAGCGTCGGGCGGCACCGTGCTGTTCGCGGGCGAGGATGTGCGCCGCCTGACCATGGAATCGATCATCGACAATGTCGGGATCGTGTCGCAGGAGACCTACCTGTTCCATGCGACCATCCGCGAGAACCTCCGCTACGCGAAGCCCGATGCGAGTGACGACGAGATCTACGAGGCGTGCCGGGCCGCCAACATCCACCACATCATCGCGGGTTTCGAGGAGGGCTATGACACCGTCGTCGGCGAGCGCGGCTACCGGCTGTCGGGCGGCGAGAAGCAGCGCATCGCCATCGCGCGGGTACTGCTGAAAGACCCGCCCGTGCTGCTGCTCGATGAGGCGACCTCGGCGCTCGACACGGTATCGGAGCGCATCGTGCAGGAGGCCCTGGAAGCCGCTGCCCGCGGCCGGACGACGCTGTCGATCGCACACCGGCTGTCGACCGTGATCGGCGCGGACATGATCCATGTGGTCGATGCGGGCCGCATCGTGGAGTCCGGCACGCACAGCGAGCTGCTCGCGCAGAACGGCCTGTATGCCGAACTGGCCGCGCAGCAGCTGGCGGCCAGTCGGGTCCTCGAGACGGAGGACCAGGATGCCGCAGCTGAGCCGGTCGGACATCCGCAGCGTCGGGCCGATCGGGCTCCGGACGACGAGCCCGAGATCGCCGGTGAAGAAGAGGGGCCGCGGCACGGCAGGGGCCGAGGGCGCCACGAGCGGGCGCCGGAGACGATCCCGATCTCGGTGGCCGCCGAGCTCGTCGCCGAGGCCGACGCTTCGCGGTGGCCGCCAGCGCTGGGCGACACGCAGCCGCGACCCTGA
- a CDS encoding DNA-formamidopyrimidine glycosylase family protein → MPESPEVQALAEQLDERLAGSRIDAVDVVEFRAVKTRSRLLPTLVGERVESVRRIGKHLDMTLEREHLVVSLGRHGWVRWMPTGVEPAETTATDPPALATLTFAAGTVEFTDAGSWVSLGLWIVDDPQEVPSVAKLGPDPLDPGFAQETVDAAVTGRRKQLKAILQEQESFAGIGNAYSDEILHRARLSPVVHGDRLPAAERAELFAAMRDVLSDAVTARRGIPIDELKQSKTDAMQVHGRGGQECPVCGGTIRDFTFGGTTAQHCPACQTGGELLR, encoded by the coding sequence ATGCCGGAGTCTCCCGAAGTGCAGGCGCTCGCCGAGCAACTCGACGAGCGGCTGGCAGGATCCCGCATCGACGCCGTCGACGTCGTCGAGTTCCGTGCGGTGAAGACTCGCTCACGGCTTCTGCCGACGCTCGTGGGCGAGCGGGTCGAAAGCGTGCGTCGGATCGGGAAGCACCTCGACATGACATTGGAGCGCGAGCACCTCGTCGTCTCCCTGGGTCGGCACGGCTGGGTCCGGTGGATGCCCACCGGCGTCGAGCCCGCCGAGACTACGGCCACCGACCCACCGGCCCTCGCGACGCTGACCTTCGCGGCGGGCACGGTCGAGTTCACCGACGCGGGCTCGTGGGTCTCTCTCGGGCTGTGGATCGTCGACGACCCGCAGGAGGTGCCGAGCGTCGCCAAGCTCGGTCCGGATCCGCTCGATCCCGGTTTCGCGCAGGAGACGGTGGATGCCGCGGTCACCGGCCGCCGCAAGCAGTTGAAGGCGATCCTGCAGGAGCAGGAGTCGTTCGCCGGCATCGGCAACGCGTACTCCGATGAGATCCTGCACCGGGCACGGCTGTCGCCGGTCGTGCACGGCGACAGGCTGCCGGCTGCCGAACGCGCGGAGCTCTTCGCGGCGATGCGCGACGTGTTGTCGGATGCGGTGACCGCGCGCCGCGGCATCCCGATCGACGAACTCAAGCAGTCGAAGACCGACGCGATGCAGGTGCACGGCCGCGGTGGTCAGGAGTGCCCCGTCTGCGGCGGCACGATCCGCGACTTCACGTTCGGCGGCACCACCGCGCAGCACTGCCCTGCGTGTCAGACCGGCGGCGAACTGCTGCGCTGA
- a CDS encoding class I SAM-dependent methyltransferase, translated as MRDYDPRIVDLYDGDNPDGPDHDHFRGLADEIGARRILDVGCGTGILTVTLVDEGREVVGVDPSPAMLAYARRREGAEAVSWIHGDASAAPDEPFDLVVMSGNVAQHIPDPDWSRALADIRRAARHGATLAFESRNPAVRMWELWRQPTATRRETMHGLLEEWCQVEEQGSGRVLLRSFNRFVSTGDTVVQEDVLTFRDAETVTAQLADAGFAVAGIWGDWQRTPFDGMQPIMVFEARAR; from the coding sequence ATGCGCGATTACGACCCGAGAATCGTCGACCTCTACGACGGCGACAACCCGGACGGGCCCGACCACGACCACTTCCGCGGTCTGGCAGATGAGATCGGTGCCCGACGCATTCTCGATGTGGGCTGTGGCACGGGCATCCTCACCGTGACGCTCGTGGATGAGGGTCGCGAGGTCGTGGGTGTCGATCCCTCGCCGGCGATGCTGGCATACGCGCGACGGCGAGAGGGTGCCGAGGCGGTGAGTTGGATCCACGGGGATGCCTCCGCCGCACCGGACGAGCCGTTCGACCTGGTCGTCATGTCGGGGAACGTGGCGCAGCACATTCCCGATCCCGACTGGTCGAGGGCGCTCGCCGACATTCGACGGGCCGCGCGTCATGGCGCGACGCTGGCATTCGAGAGCCGTAACCCGGCGGTTCGCATGTGGGAGCTCTGGCGCCAACCGACGGCGACGCGCAGAGAGACCATGCACGGCCTCCTTGAGGAGTGGTGCCAGGTCGAAGAACAGGGGAGCGGTCGAGTTCTTCTTCGCTCATTCAACAGGTTCGTATCAACCGGTGACACTGTCGTGCAGGAGGACGTGCTCACCTTCCGCGACGCCGAGACCGTGACCGCTCAGCTCGCAGATGCGGGATTCGCTGTCGCCGGCATCTGGGGTGATTGGCAGCGCACACCTTTCGACGGTATGCAGCCGATCATGGTGTTCGAGGCACGAGCGCGGTGA
- a CDS encoding permease prefix domain 1-containing protein, translating into MVGDIEARIGEWRGYLSHRAVLRPDDVQELEGHLRDQIEGLSSKGLSDDESFLIAVGRLGKIDELSREYAREHSDRLWKQLIGPDEKSATARQGERRGFVLALVMAVGAGLAVKLPWLLGLWGYDSGDFILRNAPAVVLVFLAGYLLLRRRASVRTWIAVAVPFAVAFTVMNAFPFVLNGMTLLLAAVHMIVGLWLATGIAYMNGAWRSHTARMDFLRFTGEWFVYLALIALGGGLLAGLTLGVFSAVGANLDVFVSEWMIPCGAAGAVVIAAWLVEIKQSVIENIAPVLTRLFTPLFTALLLALIVAAGIHGSFIEEGRELLILFDIVLLVVAALLLYSISARDPQQRVTWFDRLQLVMIVAALVVDVFVLVALAGRIGEYGASANKLVTLGVNLVLLANLVGAGWWHLRFITGRAPFAVVERWQTAYLPVYAAWAAVVVLVIPPVFGFA; encoded by the coding sequence ATGGTCGGCGACATCGAGGCGCGCATCGGCGAGTGGCGCGGCTACCTCTCGCACCGCGCCGTGCTGCGGCCGGACGACGTTCAAGAGCTCGAAGGTCATCTCCGCGATCAGATCGAGGGTCTTTCATCGAAGGGGCTGAGCGACGACGAGTCGTTCCTCATCGCGGTGGGGCGGCTGGGCAAGATCGACGAGTTGTCGCGGGAGTACGCCCGCGAGCACTCCGACCGGCTGTGGAAGCAGCTGATCGGCCCCGATGAGAAGAGCGCGACCGCGCGGCAGGGGGAGCGACGAGGCTTCGTGCTCGCGCTCGTGATGGCTGTCGGGGCAGGACTCGCCGTCAAGTTGCCGTGGCTTCTCGGGCTGTGGGGCTACGACTCCGGTGACTTCATCCTGCGCAACGCGCCCGCGGTGGTGCTCGTCTTCCTCGCCGGTTATCTTCTGCTGCGGCGCAGGGCTTCGGTGCGTACGTGGATCGCGGTCGCCGTGCCCTTCGCCGTGGCGTTCACGGTGATGAACGCCTTCCCCTTCGTCCTGAACGGCATGACGCTGTTGCTCGCGGCCGTCCACATGATCGTCGGGCTGTGGCTGGCCACCGGCATCGCGTATATGAACGGCGCATGGCGCTCGCACACCGCACGCATGGACTTCCTCCGGTTCACGGGGGAGTGGTTCGTCTACCTCGCGCTGATCGCGCTGGGTGGTGGCCTTCTTGCCGGTCTGACCCTCGGCGTCTTCTCGGCGGTCGGGGCGAACCTGGACGTCTTTGTGAGCGAGTGGATGATCCCCTGCGGCGCCGCCGGAGCGGTGGTGATCGCAGCGTGGCTCGTGGAGATCAAACAGAGCGTCATCGAAAACATCGCCCCCGTGCTCACCCGGCTGTTCACCCCTCTGTTCACGGCCCTGCTGCTCGCTCTTATCGTGGCCGCCGGCATCCACGGCAGCTTCATCGAGGAGGGGCGCGAGCTTCTCATCCTCTTCGACATCGTGCTGCTCGTGGTCGCAGCACTTCTGCTGTACTCGATCTCGGCGCGTGACCCGCAGCAGCGGGTGACGTGGTTCGACCGGCTCCAGTTGGTGATGATCGTGGCCGCACTCGTGGTCGACGTCTTCGTGCTCGTCGCGCTCGCGGGGCGCATCGGTGAGTACGGTGCGAGCGCGAACAAGCTCGTGACGCTCGGGGTGAATCTCGTGCTGCTGGCCAACCTTGTCGGCGCCGGCTGGTGGCACCTGCGATTCATCACCGGTCGCGCGCCGTTCGCGGTCGTCGAGCGCTGGCAGACGGCCTACCTGCCGGTGTATGCGGCCTGGGCAGCGGTCGTCGTGCTGGTCATCCCGCCCGTGTTCGGCTTCGCCTGA
- a CDS encoding YchJ family protein, with protein sequence MDEPRTAEELMRSRFAAFRNGDAAWLLRTWHPTTRPAELDLADNPRWRGLQIVETVDGGAGDDQGVVEFRATYLIEGGDIGVLHERSRFVREGGRWFYVDGDVHEAD encoded by the coding sequence GTGGACGAACCCCGCACCGCCGAAGAGCTCATGCGCTCTCGATTCGCCGCGTTCCGAAACGGCGACGCCGCGTGGCTGCTGCGGACGTGGCATCCCACCACCCGCCCCGCAGAGCTCGATCTCGCCGACAATCCACGGTGGCGCGGTCTGCAGATCGTCGAGACCGTCGACGGGGGAGCCGGCGATGATCAGGGTGTCGTCGAGTTCCGAGCGACGTACCTGATCGAGGGCGGCGACATCGGCGTTCTGCACGAGCGATCGCGGTTCGTGCGCGAGGGCGGGCGCTGGTTCTACGTCGACGGAGACGTGCACGAGGCGGACTGA
- a CDS encoding DUF1345 domain-containing protein, protein MTAPAWHARVALRGVVALVIGAIVCLGLVAWLGVAAALLAGWGVTALVAAGWSLLVIWPMDAAATRAHATAEDPGRRTSRVIVLLGSVASIAAVVVVLIQHRAAQGGMAFALAGIALASVAASWLAIQAAYVLRFADEFYSDPVGGIEFAEDPAYTDFVYVSFGVGLTYQVADTNLTTNRMRRIVIGQSLLGYLFGAVILGTVINLLAGL, encoded by the coding sequence ATGACTGCACCGGCATGGCATGCCCGGGTCGCACTGCGCGGCGTGGTCGCGCTCGTCATCGGCGCGATCGTGTGTCTCGGCCTGGTGGCCTGGCTCGGTGTGGCTGCGGCGCTCCTGGCCGGCTGGGGTGTGACGGCCCTCGTCGCGGCGGGCTGGTCGCTGCTCGTGATCTGGCCGATGGATGCCGCGGCCACGCGCGCGCACGCGACAGCAGAGGACCCCGGCCGCCGTACCAGCCGGGTCATCGTGCTGCTGGGCAGCGTCGCGAGCATCGCGGCGGTGGTGGTCGTGCTCATCCAGCATCGCGCGGCGCAGGGCGGTATGGCGTTCGCGCTGGCCGGGATCGCCCTGGCCAGCGTGGCGGCGTCATGGCTGGCGATCCAGGCGGCGTACGTGCTGCGCTTCGCTGACGAGTTCTACTCCGATCCAGTCGGCGGCATCGAGTTCGCCGAAGACCCCGCGTACACCGACTTCGTTTACGTGTCGTTCGGTGTCGGACTGACCTACCAGGTCGCTGACACGAACCTCACCACGAACCGCATGCGGCGCATCGTGATCGGTCAGTCGCTGCTGGGCTACCTGTTCGGCGCGGTCATCCTGGGAACCGTGATCAATCTGCTCGCGGGCCTGTGA
- a CDS encoding PadR family transcriptional regulator, which translates to MRIGKDLVAASATPLVLGILADGESYGYAILQRIGELSGGQLDFSDGMLYPLLHRLERLGQIESSWNQSAAGRPRKVYRLTADGEAAMAEQRRQWSVVSDALRNVWHSGPSLSVGMV; encoded by the coding sequence ATGCGCATAGGCAAGGATCTCGTCGCGGCGTCCGCGACACCGCTCGTGCTCGGCATCCTGGCCGACGGCGAGTCGTACGGCTATGCGATCCTGCAGCGGATCGGTGAGCTCTCGGGCGGACAGCTCGACTTCAGCGACGGCATGCTGTACCCGCTGCTGCACCGGCTGGAACGGCTCGGGCAGATCGAGTCGAGCTGGAACCAATCCGCGGCCGGACGCCCGCGCAAGGTGTATCGCCTGACCGCCGACGGCGAGGCGGCCATGGCCGAGCAGCGCCGGCAGTGGAGCGTCGTCAGCGACGCGCTGCGCAACGTGTGGCACAGTGGACCCTCGCTGTCGGTGGGGATGGTCTGA
- a CDS encoding S66 family peptidase has product MPIRYPAPLRRGDTIAVTSPSSGVTAAEQARLEFALAGLRDRGFRVTVGACMDGSRHVSAPAADRARELTAFLTDPTVRAVIPPWGGDLAIDLLPLLDWDAISTAEPTWFIGFSDISTLLIPLTLLTGAATVHGNNLMDTPYRAPNGLLDWLDITAREAGSTILQVPPGRFRSEGWDDYVAQPDVSEMTLDAAGAWQRLDDGRGAIDVTGRLIGGCLDTVCNIAGTPYADLGAFADEYAPEGLIVYIEVADEDALTACRHLHGMRLAGFFDRANAVLVGRTRAPDAPTMSQHEAILNALGGLGIPIIGDVECGHVQPFMPIVNGALGRVRHGAGPSSLEQMLV; this is encoded by the coding sequence ATGCCCATCCGCTACCCCGCACCGCTGCGCCGCGGCGACACGATCGCTGTCACCTCGCCGTCGAGCGGTGTCACGGCTGCTGAGCAGGCGCGGCTGGAGTTCGCGCTGGCGGGCTTGCGCGACCGCGGATTCCGGGTCACCGTCGGCGCGTGCATGGACGGTTCCCGGCACGTGAGCGCGCCGGCGGCCGATCGCGCCAGGGAACTCACCGCCTTCCTCACCGACCCCACTGTGCGGGCCGTGATCCCGCCGTGGGGCGGAGACCTCGCGATCGATCTCCTTCCCCTGCTCGATTGGGACGCGATCAGCACCGCGGAACCGACCTGGTTCATCGGCTTCTCCGATATCTCCACGCTGCTCATCCCGCTGACGCTGCTGACCGGCGCTGCCACCGTGCACGGCAACAACCTCATGGACACTCCCTATCGAGCACCCAACGGACTGCTCGACTGGCTCGACATCACCGCGAGAGAAGCGGGGAGCACCATCCTCCAGGTTCCACCGGGCCGCTTCAGGAGCGAAGGATGGGATGACTACGTCGCCCAGCCTGATGTCTCGGAGATGACCTTGGACGCCGCCGGAGCATGGCAGCGCCTCGATGATGGCCGCGGCGCCATCGACGTCACGGGCCGCTTGATCGGTGGATGCCTCGACACGGTCTGCAACATCGCGGGCACCCCATACGCAGACCTGGGTGCCTTCGCCGACGAGTACGCTCCCGAGGGTCTCATCGTGTACATCGAGGTCGCCGACGAGGACGCACTCACGGCCTGCCGTCACCTGCACGGCATGCGTCTGGCCGGATTCTTCGATCGGGCCAATGCCGTGCTCGTAGGCAGGACGCGCGCGCCCGACGCGCCCACGATGAGCCAGCACGAGGCCATACTCAATGCACTCGGCGGTCTGGGCATCCCGATCATCGGCGACGTCGAGTGCGGGCATGTGCAGCCCTTCATGCCGATCGTGAACGGAGCACTCGGTCGCGTGCGTCACGGAGCCGGGCCCAGCTCGCTCGAGCAGATGCTCGTGTGA
- a CDS encoding class I SAM-dependent methyltransferase — translation MAESNRAYHGDAGRIFAARAGADGLNALHERPAVLTLIGDVDGLDVADLGCGAGHLAAILSTSGARVTGVEGSSALAQIATHAAPAAAIVHHDLDLPLTFLADDSQDGVVCALVIHHLDDRQRFLGEVRRILRPGGWLVLSTTHPTADWGYFGGSYFDERWVTRALGEATMEYRHMTMSTVINEIIDAGFTVERMVEPQPIEAMRALAPERYERLRTDPIFVVVRARADK, via the coding sequence GTGGCAGAGTCAAACAGGGCGTATCACGGCGACGCTGGTCGGATCTTCGCCGCACGCGCCGGCGCCGACGGCTTGAATGCTCTGCATGAGCGACCCGCCGTCCTCACGCTGATCGGAGACGTGGACGGATTGGATGTCGCGGACCTCGGCTGCGGCGCCGGTCATCTCGCGGCGATCCTCAGCACGTCCGGGGCCCGCGTAACCGGAGTCGAGGGCAGCAGTGCGCTTGCTCAGATCGCAACGCACGCCGCGCCCGCTGCCGCGATCGTGCACCACGACCTCGACTTGCCCCTGACCTTCCTAGCCGACGACTCGCAGGACGGCGTGGTCTGCGCACTCGTCATCCACCACCTCGACGACCGTCAGCGCTTCCTCGGAGAGGTCCGCCGCATCTTGCGGCCGGGCGGGTGGCTCGTTCTCTCGACCACCCACCCCACCGCCGACTGGGGCTATTTCGGCGGCTCGTACTTCGACGAGCGCTGGGTCACGCGTGCCCTGGGCGAGGCGACGATGGAGTACCGCCACATGACCATGAGCACGGTGATCAACGAGATCATTGATGCCGGATTCACCGTGGAGCGGATGGTCGAGCCACAGCCCATCGAGGCGATGCGGGCCCTCGCACCGGAGCGTTATGAGCGCCTGCGCACCGACCCGATCTTCGTCGTAGTGCGCGCGCGAGCCGACAAGTGA